One Glycine soja cultivar W05 chromosome 2, ASM419377v2, whole genome shotgun sequence genomic region harbors:
- the LOC114391152 gene encoding pleiotropic drug resistance protein 2-like, with the protein MAKEEGGGEEIVGSMSEGRSFSSPRRSWATESFHEAVSGESDAFHTCEKEIDEEEELKWEALRRLPTYDRMRKGILKQVLENGNVNYEEVDITKLGVQEKKHLLESILRTAEEDNESFLNRMRERIDRVAIEIPKIEVRFENLSVEGDAYVGTRALPTLLNSTLNVIEGALGYIKLLPHNKRVVKILQDISGIVKPSRMTLLLGPPGSGKTTLLQALAGKTDKDLMASGRVTYCGHELSEFFPQRTCAYISQHDLHHGEMTVRETLDFSGRCRGVGTRYNLLAELSRRELAAGIKPDPQIDAFMKATAMEGQETSIVTDYILKILGLEICADTLVGDEMKRGISGGQKKRLTTGEMLVGPAKAFFMDEISTGLDSSTTFQIVRFMRQMVHIMDVTMIISLLQPAPETYDLFDDIILLSEGKIVYQGPRESVLHFFRSVGFKCPERKGVADFLQEVTSKKDQEQYWFRRDIPYQYVTVPEFVAHFNNYSIGQQLSEKIQVPYDPNESHRAALVKEKYGLSKWELFKACFSREWLLMKRNYFVYIFKTCQITILAIITMTVFFRTEMKHGQLEGAGKYYGALFFSLINVMFNGVAELAMTINRLPVFYKQRDFLFYPAWAFALPIWVLRVPLSLLESGLWIILTYYTIGFAPAASRFFRQLLAFFCVNQMALSLFRFIAAVGRIKVVASTLGSFTLLVVFVLSGFTVSRNDIEPWMIWCYYGSPMMYGQNAIAINEFLDKRWSAHNIDPRIPEPTVGKAFLRARGIFTKDYWYWISVGALIGFSLLFNICFILALTYLNPFGNSKSIIVEEEDQKKSTFGSSSVDKMATEATTEKSSTSIANSFEGIDMEVRNTAHGSNPKAEENTKSKKGMVLPFQPLSLVFQDVNYYINMPHEMKKQGIEENRLQLLRDISGAFRPGILTALVGVSGAGKTTLMDVLAGRKTGGYIEGSISISGYPKKQATFPRISGYCEQNDIHSPNVTVYESLVFSAWLRLSNDVNKETQKMFIEEILELVELHPVRHFIVGLPGISGLSTEQRKRLTIAVELVANPSIIFMDEPTTGLDARAAAVVMRTVRNTVDTGRTVVCTIHQPSIDIFENFDELLLMKRGGQVIYGGPLGRNSQNLIEYFEAIAGVPKIKDGCNPATWMLEISSPVVESQLNVDFAELYTKSDLYQKNQEVIKELCTPVPGTKDLHFPSKYSQSFVTQCKACFWKQNCSYWRNPQYNAIRFFTTIVIGIIFGLIYWDKGKKTQKEQDLLNLLGAMYAAVFFLGASNTNSVQPVVAIERTVLYRERAAGMYSELPYAIGQVAIEVIYVAIQSLAYTILLYWMIGFEPRVENFLWFYYFIFMCFMYFTLYGMMTVALTPNYQIAALVMSFFINFWNLFSGFVIPRTQIPIWWRWYYWGSPVAWTIYGLVTSQVGDKNSPIEVPGFRTMTVKDYLERQFGFQHEFLGVVALTHVAFCLLFLLVFAYGIKFLNFQRR; encoded by the exons ATGGCAAAAGAAGAGGGTGGCGGAGAAGAAATTGTAGGGTCAATGAGTGAAGGAAGGAGTTTTTCATCCCCCAGAAGAAGTTGGGCCACAGAAAGCTTTCATGAGGCAGTGAGTGGAGAGAGTGATGCGTTTCACACATGTGAAAAGGAGATAGATGAAGAGGAAGAGCTGAAGTGGGAAGCTTTGAGGAGGCTTCCAACATATGATAGGATGAGGAAAGGGATTTTGAAACAAGTTTTGGAGAATGGAAACGTTAACTATGAAGAGGTTGACATCACCAAGCTTGGAGTGCAGGAAAAGAAGCATCTCCTTGAGAGCATACTGAGGACTGCTGAAGAGGACAATGAGAGTTTCCTCAATAGAATGAGGGAGAGGATTGATAG GGTGGCGATTGAGATTCCCAAGATTGAAGTTAGGTTTGAGAATTTATCAGTTGAAGGGGATGCATATGTTGGAACCAGGGCGCTGCCAACACTGCTCAATTCTACCCTGAATGTAATAGAG GGAGCTCTCGGCTATATCAAGCTTTTGCCACACAATAAAAGGGTTGTCAAGATTCTCCAAGATATCAGTGGAATTGTGAAACCATCAAG AATGACTCTGCTTTTGGGACCTCCGGGGTCAGGAAAAACTACACTCCTGCAGGCACTTGCTGGGAAAACGGACAAGGATTTAATG GCATCAGGAAGAGTCACTTACTGTGGTCACGAGTTGTCAGAGTTTTTTCCTCAAAGAACATGTGCTTATATTAGTCAGCATGATCTTCACCATGGAGAGATGACAGTGAGAGAGACACTGGACTTCTCTGGACGCTGCCGGGGAGTTGGAACAAGGTATAATTTGCTGGCAGAGTTATCAAGACGGGAACTAGCAGCCGGCATTAAACCAGATCCTCAGATAGATGCTTTCATGAAAGCCACAGCAATGGAAGGTCAAGAAACAAGTATTGTTACTGATTACATTCTAAAG ATTCTTGGATTGGAAATATGTGCTGATACTTTGGTGGGAGATGAGATGAAAAGGGGCATATCTGGTGGACAAAAGAAGCGTTTAACTACTG GTGAGATGCTGGTAGGCCCTGCAAAAGCATTCTTCATGGATGAAATTTCAACTGGTTTAGATAGTTCCACAACCTTCCAAATTGTCAGGTTTATGAGGCAGATGGTCCATATCATGGATGTTACAATGATAATCTCTCTTCTGCAACCTGCACCAGAAACATATGACCTTTTTGATGACATCATATTACTTTCAGAAGGTAAGATTGTCTATCAAGGTCCCCGTGAGAgtgttctgcattttttcagAAGTGTAGGCTTTAAATGCCCAGAAAGGAAAGGAGTTGCAGACTTTTTACAAGAGGTAACTTCCAAAAAGGACCAAGAACAATACTGGTTCAGAAGGGACATACCTTACCAATATGTCACTGTGCCTGAGTTTGTAGCCCATTTCAACAATTACAGCATTGGTCAGCAACTTTCTGAAAAGATTCAAGTTCCATATGATCCTAATGAAAGCCATCGGGCTGCTTTAGTGAAGGAAAAGTATGGTCTCTCCAAATGGGAACTCTTCAAGGCATGCTTTTCAAGAGAGTGGCTTTTAATGAAGCGCAACTATTTTGTATACATATTCAAGACTTGTCAGATCACTATATTAGCTATAATTACCATGACAGTATTTTTTAGAACAGAAATGAAGCATGGTCAACTTGAAGGTGCAGGAAAATATTACGGTGCACTATTTTTCAGTCTCATTAATGTAATGTTCAATGGAGTGGCTGAGCTTGCAATGACCATTAATAGACTTCCCgttttttacaagcaaagagatTTCCTGTTTTATCCAGCATGGGCTTTCGCATTGCCCATCTGGGTCCTCAGAGTTCCTCTCTCTCTATTGGAGTCAGGATTATGGATCATCCTCACTTATTATACTATTGGCTTTGCTCCTGCAGCCAGTAG GTTTTTTCGTCAATTACTAGCATTCTTCTGTGTGAATCAAATGGCTCTATCCCTATTCCGCTTCATTGCTGCAGTTGGAAGAATAAAAGTTGTGGCAAGCACACTTGGTTCCTTCACACTTTTAGTTGTTTTCGTCCTAAGTGGATTTACTGTTTCAAGAA ATGATATTGAACCATGGATGATATGGTGCTATTATGGTTCACCGATGATGTATGGTCAGAATGCCATAGCCATCAATGAGTTCCTAGACAAAAGATGGAGTGCT CACAATATTGATCCAAGGATTCCTGAGCCCACAGTTGGAAAGGCTTTTCTTAGGGCCAGAGGCATATTCACGAAAGACTATTGGTACTGGATATCTGTCGGTGCCCTTATAggattttctcttcttttcaacATTTGTTTCATTCTGGCTCTAACTTACTTGAATC CATTTGGAAACTCCAAATCTATTATAGTGGAAGAGGAAGACCAAAAGAAAAGCACATTTGGTTCATCCTCAGTGGATAAAATGGCAACAGAAGCAACGACAGAGAAGAGTTCAACTTCAATTGCTAATTCGTTTGAAg GTATTGATATGGAAGTAAGAAACACAGCACATGGCTCAAATCCTAAAgctgaagaaaatacaaaatccaaGAAGGGAATGGTGCTTCCTTTTCAGCCTCTGTCACTTGTGTTTCAAGATGTGAATTATTACATCAATATGCCACAT GAAATGAAGAAACAAGGAATTGAAGAGAATAGACTCCAACTACTAAGAGACATAAGTGGAGCTTTCAGGCCTGGGATTTTAACAGCATTAGTTGGTGTAAGTGGTGCTGGAAAAACTACCTTGATGGATGTACTTGCAGGAAGAAAAACTGGTGGTTATATTGAGGGAAGCATCAGCATATCTGGTTATCCAAAAAAACAGGCAACTTTTCCTAGGATCAGTGGTTATTGTGAACAAAATGATATCCATTCCCCAAATGTTACAGTCTACGAATCTCTGGTGTTTTCTGCTTGGCTGCGTCTCAGTAATGATGTTAATAAGGAAACACAAAAG ATgttcattgaagaaattttaGAGCTGGTAGAGCTCCACCCAGTGAGGCATTTTATAGTAGGCCTTCCTGGAATAAGTGGCTTATCAACAGAGCAGAGAAAGAGGCTTACCATAGCTGTTGAATTGGTTGCAAATCCTTCCattatttttatggatgagccAACAACTGGTCTTGATGCTAGAGCTGCAGCAGTTGTTATGCGTACTGTTAGAAATACAGTAGATACTGGTCGAACTGTTGTCTGCACAATTCATCAACCAAGCATcgatatatttgaaaattttgatgaG CTGCTATTGATGAAGAGAGGTGGACAAGTGATATATGGTGGTCCTCTTGGTCGAAATTCTCAGAATCTTATTGAGTACTTTGAG GCTATTGCAGGAGTTCCTAAGATTAAAGATGGATGTAATCCAGCCACATGGATGCTGGAGATCTCTTCTCCTGTTGTTGAGTCTCAGCTTAACGTAGACTTTGCAGAATTATATACTAAGTCAGACCTTTATCA AAAGAACCAGGAAGTTATTAAGGAACTCTGCACACCAGTACCAGGAACAAAGGACCTTCACTTTCCGTCTAAATACTCACAGTCATTTGTTACTCAATGTAAAGCTTGCTTCTGGAAACAGAACTGCTCCTATTGGAGGAATCCACAGTATAATGCCATCAGATTCTTCACCACAATAGTTATTGGTATCATTTTTGGACTAATCTATTGGGACAAAGGAAAAAAGAC GCAAAAGGAACAAGACCTGTTGAATCTCCTTGGAGCCATGTATGCAGCTGTTTTTTTCCTTGGAGCCTCCAATACTAACAGTGTTCAACCTGTTGTTGCAATAGAAAGAACAGTTCTCTATCGTGAAAGAGCTGCTGGAATGTACTCAGAATTGCCTTACGCAATTGGTCAG GTAGCCATTGAAGTAATTTATGTTGCAATCCAAAGTCTAGCCTATACCATTCTCCTCTACTGGATGATTGGGTTTGAACCACGGGTTGAAAATTTCTTGTGGTTCTACTACTTCATATTCATGTGCTTTATGTACTTCACACTGTATGGAATGATGACTGTAGCTCTGACCCCAAACTATCAAATTGCTGCACTTGTTATGTCATTCTTCATCAACTTCTGGAACCTGTTTTCTGGTTTTGTTATCCCAAGAACG CAAATTCCAATATGGTGGAGGTGGTATTATTGGGGGTCCCCTGTGGCTTGGACTATATATGGACTGGTAACATCCCAAGTCGGTGACAAAAATAGTCCAATAGAAGTTCCTGGCTTTAGAACCATGACAGTAAAAGATTACCTTGAGAGGCAGTTCGGCTTTCAGCATGAGTTCCTTGGAGTTGTTGCACTAACtcatgttgccttttgcctccTCTTCCTTCTTGTATTTGCATATGGCATCAAGTTCCTAAACTTCCAGAGGAGATAA